The Lysobacter enzymogenes genome window below encodes:
- a CDS encoding immunity 22 family protein — MIDHDARDMISVWMGTTTQVDAFDRYTEGMEVQGSGCPAHRDFGCGFIDSDFFVAYVTAGAQVIPVEELVREVGTYSLETNRKIVARCHELGIAAGNALYFYDRCAFIEEQPGRLYNELRFIGSFDNSRPRRRVR; from the coding sequence ATGATCGACCACGACGCCCGCGACATGATTTCGGTCTGGATGGGCACTACCACCCAAGTCGATGCGTTCGACCGCTACACCGAAGGCATGGAAGTACAGGGCTCGGGCTGCCCGGCGCACCGCGATTTCGGCTGCGGCTTCATCGATTCGGACTTCTTCGTCGCCTACGTCACCGCCGGCGCGCAGGTGATTCCGGTGGAGGAACTGGTGCGCGAAGTCGGCACGTACTCGCTCGAGACCAATCGCAAGATTGTCGCGCGCTGCCACGAACTCGGCATCGCCGCGGGCAACGCGCTGTACTTCTACGACCGCTGCGCCTTCATCGAGGAACAGCCGGGGCGGCTGTACAACGAATTGCGCTTCATCGGCAGCTTCGACAATTCCAGGCCGCGCCGCCGCGTGCGTTGA
- a CDS encoding mitochondrial fission ELM1 family protein, translating to MQRNSISAKNDATTATWLLTDGLAGNQRQASALALALGRAARHWVLQPRAPWRWLSPRRLPGAERAFGEDFAQALLGPRPDMVIGCGRHAALATRLMRGERTRAVQILDPRIPPDHWDLVIAPEHDGLRGPNVITLLGSLNPVDDLWLAGARKTFPAFGQLPGPRTALLLGGSSAHARFDRAAFDALASRLQAQLEREGGSLLATTSRRTPAEIRARLRERLAALPQVSWYEPGEGANPYPGLLGWADRIVCTADSVNMLSEAAATRAPLFVFGIDRVEGRPRRFVDSLLGLRRAHAFDPHLRPFPVEPLRETARVAREVRHRLGLQD from the coding sequence GTGCAACGAAACAGCATTTCGGCGAAGAATGACGCCACCACTGCAACCTGGTTATTGACCGACGGGCTGGCCGGCAACCAGCGCCAGGCCTCGGCGCTGGCCCTGGCCCTGGGGCGCGCGGCCCGGCATTGGGTGCTGCAGCCGCGCGCGCCTTGGCGCTGGCTGTCGCCGCGGCGCCTGCCGGGGGCAGAACGGGCCTTCGGTGAGGACTTCGCCCAGGCCCTGCTGGGTCCACGCCCGGACATGGTGATCGGCTGCGGCCGCCACGCCGCGCTGGCGACCCGGCTGATGCGCGGCGAACGCACCCGCGCGGTGCAGATCCTCGACCCGCGCATCCCGCCCGATCACTGGGACCTGGTGATCGCGCCCGAGCACGACGGCCTGCGCGGGCCCAACGTGATCACCCTGCTCGGCAGCCTCAACCCGGTCGACGACCTGTGGCTGGCCGGCGCGCGCAAGACCTTCCCCGCGTTCGGCCAGTTGCCCGGCCCGCGCACCGCGCTGCTGCTCGGCGGCTCCAGCGCCCACGCCCGCTTCGACCGCGCCGCGTTCGACGCGCTGGCCTCGCGCCTGCAGGCCCAGCTCGAACGCGAAGGCGGCAGCCTGCTGGCGACCACCTCGCGGCGCACCCCGGCCGAGATCCGCGCGCGCCTGCGCGAACGGCTGGCGGCGCTGCCGCAGGTGTCGTGGTACGAACCCGGCGAAGGCGCCAACCCCTACCCCGGCCTGCTCGGCTGGGCCGACCGCATCGTCTGCACCGCCGACTCGGTCAACATGCTGTCCGAGGCCGCGGCGACCCGCGCGCCGCTGTTCGTGTTCGGCATCGACCGGGTCGAAGGGCGGCCGCGCCGCTTCGTCGACAGCCTGCTCGGGCTGCGCCGGGCGCACGCGTTCGATCCGCATCTGCGGCCGTTTCCGGTCGAGCCGCTGCGCGAGACCGCGCGGGTCGCGCGCGAGGTCCGGCATCGGCTGGGCTTGCAGGACTGA
- a CDS encoding malonic semialdehyde reductase yields MSKVLSDDALDQLFRSARTHNVLGGEISEETLRQLYDLTKWGPTSANGSPARFVFVKSPEAKQKLRPALSEGNLAKTMAAPVTVIVAHDLEFYEKLPYLFPHDDARSWFAGNDAAIKTTAFRNGSLQGAYLILAARSLGLDTGAMSGFDNAKVDEAFFAGTRIKSNFLINLGHGDHDKLFPRSPRLPFDEAARIE; encoded by the coding sequence ATGTCCAAGGTCCTCAGCGACGACGCCCTCGATCAGCTGTTCCGCAGCGCCCGCACCCACAACGTGCTCGGCGGCGAGATCAGCGAGGAGACCTTGCGCCAGCTCTACGACCTGACCAAGTGGGGGCCGACCAGCGCCAACGGTTCCCCGGCGCGGTTCGTGTTCGTGAAGTCGCCCGAGGCCAAGCAGAAGCTGCGCCCGGCGCTGTCGGAAGGCAACCTGGCCAAGACGATGGCCGCGCCGGTCACCGTGATCGTCGCCCACGACCTGGAGTTCTACGAAAAGCTGCCGTACCTGTTCCCGCACGACGACGCCCGCAGCTGGTTCGCCGGCAACGACGCGGCGATCAAGACCACCGCCTTCCGCAACGGCAGCCTGCAGGGCGCCTACCTGATCCTGGCCGCGCGTTCGCTGGGCCTGGACACCGGCGCGATGTCGGGCTTCGACAACGCCAAGGTCGACGAGGCGTTTTTCGCCGGCACCCGGATCAAGTCCAACTTCCTCATCAACCTCGGCCACGGCGACCACGACAAGCTGTTCCCGCGCTCGCCGCGGCTGCCGTTCGACGAGGCCGCGCGCATCGAATGA
- a CDS encoding YceI family protein, translated as MKRILLAAALGLAFAGAASAAPVTYKIDPNHTDVIASWSHFGFSNPIAHFGKVDGSITYDQAKPSASSVQVTIPLDGLDTHVGDFDEHLKSADFFDAAKYPTITFKSTKVEAAGANKLKVTGDLTVHGVTKPAVLDVNVNKVGEQPLAKRAAAGFDATTTLKRSEFGIAKYVPNVSDEIKIRITTEAIVPKK; from the coding sequence ATGAAGCGCATCCTGCTCGCCGCCGCCCTGGGCCTGGCGTTCGCCGGCGCCGCCAGCGCCGCCCCGGTCACCTACAAGATCGATCCGAACCACACCGACGTGATCGCCAGCTGGAGCCACTTCGGCTTCTCCAACCCGATCGCGCACTTCGGCAAGGTCGACGGCTCGATCACCTACGATCAGGCCAAGCCCTCGGCTTCGTCGGTGCAGGTGACCATCCCGCTCGACGGGCTGGATACGCACGTCGGCGATTTCGACGAGCACCTCAAGAGCGCCGACTTCTTCGACGCCGCCAAGTACCCGACCATCACCTTCAAGAGCACCAAGGTCGAAGCGGCCGGCGCCAACAAGCTGAAGGTCACCGGCGATCTGACCGTGCACGGCGTGACCAAGCCGGCGGTGCTCGACGTGAACGTCAACAAGGTCGGCGAGCAGCCGCTGGCCAAGCGCGCGGCGGCCGGCTTCGACGCCACCACCACGCTCAAGCGCAGCGAGTTCGGCATCGCCAAGTACGTGCCGAACGTCAGCGACGAGATCAAGATCCGCATCACCACCGAAGCGATCGTGCCGAAGAAGTAA
- a CDS encoding pirin family protein, whose amino-acid sequence MIIQRFSHERGRVGADGTDSLHAFSSGAYYDPAWMGFGALRVLREVRAEPGAGLAVHRYANMDVFSYVLEGEMGFEGAAGSEFGEAAESGEVATGIVRAGELQWLGAGHGMRHRAFNPAGDAPLRFLQIWIQPDRLNARPAYALSPVPADADGFVLRASRDAAEGGLPVRQDLRLYSAALAPHADARRALDGGRCYWLQLVAGSARANGRDLAAGDALGFVAETGELALSAGAQGAQLLWLELPPPA is encoded by the coding sequence ATGATCATTCAACGTTTTTCCCATGAGCGCGGGCGCGTCGGCGCCGACGGCACCGACAGCCTGCACGCGTTTTCCTCGGGCGCTTACTACGATCCGGCGTGGATGGGTTTCGGCGCGCTGCGCGTGTTGCGCGAAGTGCGGGCCGAGCCCGGCGCGGGATTGGCCGTGCACCGCTACGCGAATATGGACGTCTTCAGCTATGTGCTCGAAGGCGAGATGGGTTTCGAAGGCGCGGCGGGCTCGGAGTTCGGCGAGGCGGCCGAGAGCGGCGAGGTTGCGACCGGCATCGTGCGCGCCGGCGAGCTGCAATGGCTCGGCGCCGGCCACGGCATGCGCCATCGCGCGTTCAATCCGGCGGGCGACGCGCCGCTGCGTTTCCTGCAGATCTGGATCCAGCCCGACCGGCTCAACGCCCGCCCGGCGTATGCGCTGTCGCCGGTGCCCGCGGACGCGGACGGCTTCGTCCTGCGCGCCTCGCGCGACGCGGCCGAAGGCGGCCTGCCGGTGCGCCAGGACCTGCGCCTGTACTCGGCCGCGCTGGCGCCGCACGCCGACGCGCGGCGCGCGCTCGACGGCGGGCGCTGCTACTGGCTGCAACTCGTCGCCGGCAGCGCGCGGGCCAACGGCCGCGACCTGGCCGCGGGCGATGCGCTGGGGTTCGTCGCCGAAACCGGCGAACTGGCGCTGAGCGCGGGCGCGCAGGGCGCGCAGCTGCTGTGGCTGGAGCTGCCGCCACCGGCGTGA
- a CDS encoding zinc-finger domain-containing protein, with protein sequence MTAANAHPTQANAEQRYTVTRADLPLSCPLPSMALWNSHPRVYLPIEAERECQCPYCGAHYTLVD encoded by the coding sequence ATGACCGCAGCCAACGCCCATCCCACCCAGGCCAACGCCGAACAGCGCTACACCGTCACCCGCGCGGACCTGCCGCTGAGCTGCCCGCTGCCGTCGATGGCGCTGTGGAACTCGCATCCGCGCGTGTACCTGCCGATCGAAGCCGAGCGCGAGTGCCAGTGCCCGTACTGCGGCGCGCACTACACCCTGGTCGACTGA
- a CDS encoding glycosyltransferase family 4 protein: MTSPQPTSTRRLTAMQLLPALESGGVERSTLEIADALVRAGHRAIVVSAGGRLVPRLLQLGAEHIELPIGRKSPSTLLHAFKLRRWMTELGVDVLHLRSRLPAWVGLLAWRGLPEHARPALVSTVHGLNSPSRYSQVMTRGERVICVSDTVRDYVLQHYPDTDPAKLRVVPRGIDPAAFPHAPWPDREARAWAAAEHPQLRGDGPLLLLPGRGTRLKGHADGLQLLADLRADGRDARLWLPGAREPGREDYIEEMHGLAQQLGIADAVAFTAPTDAIARAYAASDLVLQLSRKPEAFGRTVVEALSCGRPVLGWNHGGVGELLTRLQARGAVAPFDPQALRERACELLTHAPAPVDTMAFSLRAMQEATLAVYAELVDA; encoded by the coding sequence ATGACTTCGCCGCAGCCGACCTCCACGCGCCGGCTGACGGCGATGCAGTTGCTGCCGGCGCTGGAGTCCGGCGGCGTCGAGCGTTCCACCCTGGAGATCGCCGACGCGCTGGTGCGCGCCGGCCATCGCGCGATCGTGGTCTCCGCCGGCGGCCGGCTGGTGCCGCGGCTGCTGCAACTCGGCGCCGAGCACATCGAGCTGCCGATCGGGCGCAAGTCGCCCTCGACCCTGCTGCACGCGTTCAAGCTGCGCCGCTGGATGACCGAACTCGGCGTCGACGTGCTGCACTTGCGGTCGCGCCTGCCGGCCTGGGTCGGCCTGCTGGCCTGGCGCGGCCTGCCCGAGCACGCGCGGCCGGCGTTGGTCAGCACCGTGCACGGGCTCAACTCGCCTTCGCGCTACAGCCAGGTGATGACCCGCGGCGAGCGGGTCATCTGCGTGTCCGACACCGTGCGCGACTACGTGCTGCAACATTATCCCGACACCGATCCGGCCAAGCTGCGGGTGGTGCCGCGCGGCATCGACCCGGCCGCGTTCCCGCATGCGCCGTGGCCCGACCGCGAAGCGCGCGCCTGGGCCGCCGCCGAGCATCCGCAACTGCGCGGCGACGGCCCGCTGCTGTTGCTGCCCGGCCGCGGCACGCGCCTGAAAGGCCATGCCGACGGCCTGCAACTGTTGGCCGACCTGCGCGCCGACGGCCGCGACGCGCGGCTGTGGCTGCCGGGCGCGCGCGAGCCAGGGCGCGAGGACTACATCGAGGAGATGCACGGCCTCGCGCAGCAGCTCGGCATCGCCGACGCGGTCGCGTTCACTGCGCCGACTGACGCGATCGCGCGCGCCTACGCCGCCAGCGACCTGGTGCTGCAACTCTCGCGCAAGCCCGAAGCCTTCGGCCGCACCGTGGTCGAGGCGCTGTCGTGCGGCCGCCCGGTGCTGGGCTGGAACCACGGCGGCGTCGGCGAATTGCTGACGCGGCTGCAAGCGCGCGGCGCGGTCGCGCCGTTCGACCCGCAGGCGCTGCGCGAGCGCGCTTGCGAATTGCTAACGCACGCGCCCGCGCCAGTGGATACGATGGCGTTTTCCTTGCGGGCGATGCAGGAGGCCACGCTTGCCGTCTATGCCGAACTCGTCGATGCCTGA
- a CDS encoding O-antigen ligase family protein, which produces MPEPAASVATQTPPSGAAPPQEIAGWRWAPVWVLAYVALLFAPGFAETVLSLGALTMLVKLALGRMRTGPRLLSDAAWALTSALFAAYWLPELVSAIDAVDPARALREAAVDLRYLPFLWLVAAAVASARGRRITFGGLALILAVWTVDALLQALLGGLESPLFQAIDAAKHAISGHGMCTAAELALVDRLGGVLGPCNLKLGQVIASFSPFLLYAAGRRFGVAGWLVATALTGVVVVLAGSRASWITFALVLLLSGWRLLGWQKLLALFACGLIALVVLDRASPQVHERLVRTAHIVSGDGSGVDDALSGRARIWRAAGCMIAEHPLNGVGARGFREAFPACDPTPGVNTSWGYGPALHAHQLVLEVLSETGAFGLLLWLAGMALAWRAWAVADAQARERARPAMVALAVTVFPLNTHLAFYSTFWGGLTLLLAALYAGSLLAQPRSE; this is translated from the coding sequence ATGCCTGAGCCGGCCGCTTCGGTCGCGACGCAAACGCCGCCGAGCGGCGCCGCTCCGCCGCAGGAGATCGCCGGCTGGCGCTGGGCGCCGGTCTGGGTGTTGGCCTACGTCGCGCTGCTGTTCGCGCCGGGCTTCGCCGAGACGGTGCTGAGCCTGGGCGCGCTGACCATGCTGGTGAAGCTGGCGCTGGGGCGCATGCGCACCGGCCCGCGTTTGCTCAGCGACGCGGCCTGGGCGCTGACCAGCGCCTTGTTCGCCGCGTACTGGCTGCCGGAACTGGTCTCCGCGATCGACGCGGTCGACCCCGCGCGCGCGTTGCGCGAAGCCGCGGTCGACCTGCGCTATCTGCCGTTCCTGTGGCTGGTCGCCGCGGCGGTGGCCTCGGCGCGCGGACGCCGCATCACCTTCGGCGGGCTGGCGCTGATCCTCGCGGTCTGGACCGTCGACGCCTTGCTGCAGGCGCTGCTTGGCGGCCTCGAAAGTCCCTTGTTCCAGGCCATCGACGCGGCCAAGCATGCGATCAGCGGCCACGGCATGTGCACCGCGGCCGAACTGGCGCTGGTCGACCGGCTCGGCGGCGTGCTCGGCCCGTGCAATCTCAAGCTCGGCCAGGTCATCGCCAGCTTCTCGCCGTTCCTGCTCTACGCCGCCGGCCGCCGTTTCGGCGTGGCCGGCTGGCTGGTGGCGACCGCGCTGACCGGCGTGGTGGTGGTGCTGGCCGGTTCGCGCGCCTCGTGGATCACTTTCGCCCTGGTGCTGCTGCTCAGCGGCTGGCGCCTGCTCGGCTGGCAGAAGCTGCTGGCCTTGTTCGCCTGCGGCCTGATCGCGCTGGTGGTGCTCGACCGCGCCTCGCCGCAGGTGCACGAGCGGCTGGTGCGCACCGCGCACATCGTCAGCGGCGATGGCTCCGGCGTCGACGACGCGCTGTCGGGGCGCGCGCGGATCTGGCGCGCGGCCGGCTGCATGATCGCCGAGCACCCGCTCAACGGCGTCGGCGCGCGCGGCTTCCGCGAAGCCTTCCCGGCCTGCGATCCGACGCCGGGCGTCAACACGTCCTGGGGTTACGGCCCGGCCCTGCACGCGCACCAGTTGGTGCTGGAAGTGTTGAGCGAAACCGGCGCGTTCGGCCTGCTGTTGTGGCTGGCCGGCATGGCCCTGGCCTGGCGCGCGTGGGCGGTCGCCGATGCGCAGGCGCGCGAACGCGCGCGTCCGGCGATGGTCGCGCTGGCGGTCACGGTGTTCCCGCTGAACACCCATCTGGCGTTCTATTCGACGTTCTGGGGCGGGCTGACGTTGTTGCTGGCGGCGTTGTACGCGGGCAGTTTGCTGGCCCAGCCACGTAGCGAGTAG
- the lpxL gene encoding LpxL/LpxP family Kdo(2)-lipid IV(A) lauroyl/palmitoleoyl acyltransferase, translated as MAEPALPPRPSLLSPRLWPMWLALAVMCAGARLPWGLQRALGALIGAFALRVAGTRRRAARINLALCFPEKSEAEREALLRESFRDLGIGFFEFARAWWGGVEPMRRTVRIEGVELLDEVRAAGRGVLMVSGHFMTLEMCGRLMCDRLPLAGMYRKHRNPVMEWAVKRGRLRYAAAMFTNEEIRPAMRHLKQGGFLWYAPDQDMRGKETVFAPFFGVPAATITATHQFARVAGCAVVPFFHRREGADYVLRVGAPLPDFPSSDATADSARVNAQIEAMVRQAPTQYLWIHRRFKRRPEGMVSPYKQPR; from the coding sequence ATGGCCGAACCCGCCCTGCCCCCCCGTCCTTCCCTGCTGTCGCCGCGGCTGTGGCCGATGTGGCTGGCGCTGGCCGTCATGTGCGCCGGCGCGCGCCTGCCGTGGGGCCTGCAACGCGCGCTCGGCGCGCTGATCGGCGCGTTCGCGCTGCGCGTCGCCGGCACCCGCCGGCGCGCGGCGCGGATCAATCTGGCCCTGTGCTTCCCCGAAAAAAGCGAAGCCGAGCGCGAAGCGCTGCTGCGCGAGAGCTTCCGCGACCTCGGCATCGGCTTCTTCGAATTCGCCCGCGCGTGGTGGGGCGGGGTCGAACCGATGCGGCGCACGGTGCGGATCGAGGGCGTCGAGCTGCTCGACGAAGTCCGCGCCGCCGGCCGCGGCGTGCTGATGGTGTCGGGCCACTTCATGACCCTGGAAATGTGCGGCCGGCTGATGTGCGACCGGCTGCCGCTGGCCGGCATGTACCGCAAGCACCGCAACCCGGTCATGGAATGGGCGGTCAAGCGCGGCCGCCTGCGCTACGCCGCGGCCATGTTCACCAACGAGGAAATCCGCCCGGCGATGCGCCACCTCAAGCAGGGCGGTTTCCTGTGGTACGCGCCGGACCAGGACATGCGCGGCAAGGAAACCGTGTTCGCGCCGTTCTTCGGCGTGCCGGCGGCGACCATCACCGCGACCCACCAGTTCGCGCGCGTGGCCGGCTGCGCGGTGGTGCCGTTCTTCCATCGCCGCGAAGGCGCCGACTACGTGCTGCGCGTCGGCGCGCCGCTGCCGGACTTCCCTTCCAGCGACGCCACCGCCGACAGCGCGCGGGTCAACGCCCAGATCGAAGCGATGGTGCGGCAGGCGCCGACGCAGTACCTGTGGATCCACCGGCGCTTCAAGCGCCGGCCGGAAGGCATGGTCTCGCCCTACAAGCAGCCGCGATAA
- the waaA gene encoding lipid IV(A) 3-deoxy-D-manno-octulosonic acid transferase — protein MRKDLIERLLRGLYSVALYLLAPVTVYHLIWRGFRQPAYFQRWLERYAIYRGPAQTRTLWLHAVSVGEVNAAIPLVNALRRGRPDLRLLVTTITPTGSDRARAAWGDSVEHVYLPYDLPGAVGRFLKHHQPCAALIMETELWPNLLFGCRDRGIPAYILNARLSERSLRGYRVLAPLVSRALRTVRAVAAQSRADGERFVELGADPQQVVETGNLKFDVSVPDSLEAFAQECHRHTGERPVWIAASTHEDEEAVTVAMHRRLRERFPGLLLLWAPRHPERFRIVAENARSAGWQVSTRSRARWPQPGDDVFVIDTLGELMSFYACADVAFVGGSLQAIGGHNLLEPAATGTAIVTGPHLHNFVEIAQRLDDAGALRIGQDAEQVEAAVERLLADPDERAQMVAAGRALVETGRGALVRTMALLQPALPPVAR, from the coding sequence ATGCGGAAGGATTTGATCGAGCGCCTGTTGCGCGGCCTGTATTCGGTCGCCCTGTACCTGTTGGCTCCGGTCACGGTCTATCACCTGATCTGGCGCGGCTTCCGCCAGCCCGCGTATTTCCAGCGCTGGCTCGAGCGCTACGCGATCTACCGCGGCCCGGCGCAGACCCGTACGCTGTGGCTGCACGCGGTCTCGGTCGGCGAGGTCAATGCCGCGATTCCGCTGGTGAACGCGCTGCGCCGCGGCCGCCCGGACCTGCGCCTGCTGGTGACCACGATCACCCCGACCGGCTCGGACCGCGCGCGCGCGGCCTGGGGCGATTCGGTCGAGCACGTGTACCTGCCGTACGACCTGCCCGGTGCGGTCGGCCGCTTCCTCAAGCATCACCAGCCCTGCGCCGCGCTGATCATGGAAACCGAGCTGTGGCCGAACCTGCTGTTCGGCTGCCGCGACCGCGGCATTCCCGCCTACATCCTCAACGCGCGCCTGTCGGAACGCTCGCTGCGCGGTTACCGGGTGCTGGCGCCGCTGGTGAGCCGCGCGCTGCGCACGGTGCGCGCGGTGGCCGCGCAGTCGCGCGCCGACGGCGAGCGCTTCGTCGAGCTCGGCGCCGATCCGCAGCAAGTGGTGGAGACCGGCAACCTCAAGTTCGACGTCAGCGTGCCCGATTCGCTGGAAGCCTTCGCCCAGGAATGCCACCGCCATACCGGCGAGCGCCCGGTGTGGATCGCCGCGAGCACCCACGAAGACGAGGAAGCGGTGACCGTGGCCATGCACCGGCGCCTGCGCGAGCGCTTCCCGGGCCTGCTGCTGCTGTGGGCGCCGCGCCATCCCGAGCGCTTCCGCATCGTCGCCGAGAACGCGCGCAGCGCCGGCTGGCAGGTATCGACGCGTTCGCGCGCGCGCTGGCCGCAGCCGGGCGACGACGTGTTCGTGATCGACACCCTCGGCGAGCTGATGAGCTTCTACGCCTGCGCCGACGTCGCCTTCGTCGGCGGCAGCCTGCAGGCGATCGGCGGGCACAACCTGCTCGAACCGGCTGCGACCGGCACCGCCATCGTCACCGGCCCGCACCTGCACAACTTCGTCGAGATCGCCCAGCGCCTGGACGACGCCGGCGCGCTGCGCATCGGCCAGGACGCCGAGCAGGTCGAAGCGGCGGTGGAGCGCTTGCTGGCCGATCCGGACGAGCGCGCGCAGATGGTCGCCGCCGGCCGCGCGCTGGTGGAAACCGGACGCGGCGCGCTGGTGCGGACGATGGCGTTGTTGCAGCCGGCGTTGCCGCCGGTGGCGCGATAG
- a CDS encoding DUF6959 family protein, which produces MDMQAELLSPPSNYAVVQLPHRNYPGVVVQGDSLNTLCRDVADLKRLLEAKDLEALADEIEYLYERLSEVRAHYERVCAERGIGLPYS; this is translated from the coding sequence ATGGACATGCAAGCCGAGCTGTTGAGTCCTCCGAGCAACTACGCCGTCGTGCAGTTGCCGCACAGGAACTACCCTGGCGTCGTCGTGCAGGGAGATTCGCTGAACACGCTATGCCGGGACGTGGCGGATTTGAAGCGGCTGCTTGAGGCGAAGGATCTGGAGGCGTTGGCCGACGAAATCGAATACCTGTACGAACGATTGTCCGAGGTGCGGGCCCACTACGAGCGGGTTTGCGCGGAGCGCGGCATCGGCTTGCCGTACTCTTAG
- a CDS encoding TolC family outer membrane protein, translating into MIRRPLVLALVLGLLPAAASAEDLLQTYEQARQSDPTLAQAESNRLATKENRVQARARLLPSLSGEARLTRSRNESEASGARDPSDPTAPVVPRGTGITSDSTTRNYGLSASQVLYNRSYIKGLQSQNKLSEASDYTFESAGQDLIVRTSQAYFNVLVALENLAATVASETALQKQFDYTTKRLEVGLAPITDVHEARAQYDNARAQTIIARNTVEDNYQALSQITGQPVTTLKALPADFKPSLPESQQVDAWVDNAIATNPALHAQKLAVESADIDVATARAGHWPTLSLNGSYGDTATWSERSVMGNTFGLPGSSSHGPSIGVVLSIPLYAGGSIQSGVRQALARRDAAQDVYEQQRRQLVRSTRSAYQNLVAGISEVEARRLAVVSAQAAYDASQVGLEVGTRTVLDVLNNQRTLLQAQQAYAQSKYNFLLNRLLLEQSAGSLDISDVQDVNRLLSADAATSLAPPPTMR; encoded by the coding sequence ATGATCCGCCGTCCGCTCGTTCTTGCCCTCGTTCTCGGCCTGCTGCCGGCCGCCGCGTCCGCCGAAGACCTGTTGCAGACCTACGAACAGGCGCGGCAGAGCGACCCGACGCTGGCCCAGGCCGAGTCGAACCGGCTGGCGACCAAGGAAAACCGCGTCCAGGCGCGCGCGCGCCTGCTGCCGTCGCTGTCCGGCGAAGCCCGGCTGACCCGCAGCCGCAACGAGAGCGAAGCCAGCGGCGCCCGCGATCCGAGCGACCCGACCGCCCCGGTGGTTCCGCGCGGCACCGGCATCACCAGCGACAGCACCACGCGCAATTACGGCCTCAGCGCCAGCCAGGTGCTGTACAACCGCTCCTACATCAAGGGCCTGCAGAGCCAGAACAAGCTCAGCGAAGCCTCCGACTACACCTTCGAGTCGGCCGGCCAGGACCTGATCGTGCGCACCTCGCAGGCCTACTTCAACGTGCTGGTCGCGCTGGAGAACCTGGCCGCGACGGTGGCGTCGGAAACCGCGCTGCAGAAGCAGTTCGACTACACCACCAAGCGCCTGGAAGTCGGCCTGGCGCCGATCACCGACGTGCACGAAGCGCGCGCCCAGTACGACAACGCGCGCGCGCAGACGATCATCGCGCGCAACACGGTCGAAGATAACTACCAGGCGCTGAGCCAGATCACCGGCCAGCCGGTGACCACGCTCAAGGCCTTGCCGGCCGACTTCAAGCCGAGCCTGCCGGAAAGCCAGCAGGTCGACGCCTGGGTCGACAACGCGATCGCCACCAATCCGGCGCTGCACGCGCAGAAGCTGGCGGTGGAATCGGCCGACATCGACGTGGCGACCGCGCGCGCCGGGCACTGGCCGACGCTGTCGTTGAACGGCAGCTACGGCGACACCGCGACCTGGAGCGAGCGCTCGGTCATGGGCAACACCTTCGGCTTGCCGGGCAGCTCCAGCCACGGCCCGAGCATCGGCGTGGTCCTGTCGATCCCGCTGTACGCCGGCGGCTCGATCCAGTCCGGCGTGCGCCAGGCCCTGGCCCGCCGCGACGCCGCCCAGGACGTGTACGAACAGCAGCGCCGCCAGCTGGTGCGCAGCACCCGCAGCGCCTACCAGAACCTCGTCGCCGGCATCAGCGAAGTCGAAGCGCGCCGCCTCGCGGTGGTCTCCGCGCAGGCCGCGTACGACGCCTCGCAGGTCGGCCTGGAAGTCGGCACCCGCACCGTGCTGGACGTGTTGAACAACCAGCGCACCCTGCTGCAGGCGCAGCAGGCCTACGCCCAGTCCAAGTACAACTTCCTGCTCAACCGTCTGCTGCTGGAGCAGTCGGCCGGTTCGCTCGACATCAGCGACGTGCAGGACGTGAACCGTCTGTTGTCGGCCGACGCCGCGACCAGTCTGGCGCCGCCGCCGACGATGCGCTGA